A single window of Methylocella tundrae DNA harbors:
- a CDS encoding anthranilate synthase component II — protein sequence MILVVDNYDSFVHTVASYLRELGETPVVIRNDAALPDEAPEAIVISPGPCTPNEAGMSMQLVRDYSGRVPILGICLGHQAIGQVFGGRVTRALRPMHGEASAVRHGGRGILKGLPDPLNVGRYHSLIVELENPRAPLEATAWSQENEIMALQHREHPTFGVQFHPESILTDKGHLLLRNFLGLIEGRSDRVPVSSSSAA from the coding sequence ATGATCCTCGTCGTCGATAATTACGATTCTTTCGTCCACACCGTTGCGAGCTACCTGCGCGAACTGGGCGAGACGCCGGTCGTGATCCGCAACGACGCCGCGCTGCCGGATGAGGCGCCGGAGGCGATCGTCATTTCGCCGGGACCTTGTACCCCCAACGAGGCCGGAATGTCGATGCAGCTCGTGCGCGACTACTCCGGGCGCGTGCCCATTCTCGGCATTTGTCTTGGTCATCAAGCCATCGGGCAGGTCTTTGGCGGCCGCGTCACACGAGCGTTGCGGCCGATGCACGGCGAGGCGAGCGCGGTGCGTCACGGGGGGCGCGGCATACTTAAAGGCTTGCCTGACCCCCTCAACGTTGGACGCTATCATTCGCTGATCGTCGAACTCGAGAATCCGCGAGCGCCGCTGGAGGCGACGGCTTGGTCGCAGGAAAATGAGATCATGGCGCTACAGCACCGCGAGCACCCGACGTTCGGCGTGCAGTTTCATCCTGAATCGATCTTGACGGACAAGGGCCATTTGCTGTTGCGCAATTTTCTCGGCTTGATCGAGGGGCGATCGGATCGGGTCCCGGTAAGCTCAAGCTCGGCGGCGTAG
- a CDS encoding DUF447 domain-containing protein, protein MPMIREVVVTTMDASGNPHIAPLGLIEDAGGWIIAPFRPSTTLDNLSSVPFATVNYIDDARIFAGLVTGRRQWPLAPARQGRPPRLHAALAHAELIVSHVEDHTERPRFHCKVERVETHAPFEGFNRAKNAVLEGAILITRLKLLPREKIDQEIAYLSIAIEKTAGSEEREAWGWLIKARDDFYALK, encoded by the coding sequence ATGCCGATGATCCGTGAGGTCGTCGTCACCACAATGGACGCATCCGGCAATCCGCATATCGCGCCGCTGGGGCTTATCGAAGACGCGGGGGGCTGGATCATCGCCCCCTTTCGGCCGTCGACGACGCTCGACAATCTTTCGAGCGTTCCTTTTGCGACCGTCAATTATATCGACGATGCGCGCATCTTCGCGGGGCTCGTCACCGGGCGCCGCCAATGGCCGCTGGCGCCAGCTCGCCAGGGACGGCCGCCGCGCCTTCACGCGGCGCTCGCTCATGCCGAGCTGATCGTAAGCCATGTCGAGGATCATACTGAGCGGCCGCGATTTCACTGCAAGGTCGAGCGGGTCGAGACCCATGCGCCATTCGAAGGTTTCAATCGCGCGAAGAATGCAGTGCTCGAAGGCGCCATTCTGATCACGCGGCTAAAGCTTTTGCCGCGCGAAAAAATCGATCAGGAAATCGCCTATCTCTCCATCGCAATCGAGAAGACGGCGGGGTCGGAGGAGCGGGAGGCCTGGGGCTGGCTGATCAAGGCTCGGGATGATTTCTACGCTTTGAAGTGA
- the pabB gene encoding aminodeoxychorismate synthase component I yields MHVIEIDFGDPVEAAWALADLPFLTFFDSAMVDGTLGRYSFIAADPFARTQGKEADAGWTLRLKSILAEYRMDPVPGLPPFQGGAAGLFSYELGRSLERLPAPLRDDLAFPDLSLGLYDVVVAFDAFERRAWIISTGLPESDPASRQRRAVERAFWFEEKLAREPRAGAAGHISLSGWTSNFTRQTYEKAVAEVIERILAGDIFQANLSQRFEARVPPDFDHFGFYRRLRRVNPAPFAAYLDHTNFIIASASPERFLRVEGDLVETRPIKGTRPRFADALVDMLQTKALGESRKDRAENVMIVDLLRNDLSKVCRPGSVQAPQLCALESYATVHHLVSTVIGRLADGFGPVDVLAAAFPGGSITGAPKLRAMEIITELEGHARGPYCGAIGYLSFNGSMDLNIVIRTASFRAGACVVQAGGGIVTASDPASEYIETLDKARRIFEAFGAKEFAQ; encoded by the coding sequence ATGCATGTCATCGAAATCGATTTCGGCGACCCTGTCGAGGCAGCCTGGGCGCTCGCGGATTTGCCGTTTTTAACCTTTTTCGACAGTGCGATGGTCGATGGGACGCTTGGCCGCTACAGTTTCATCGCAGCCGATCCCTTCGCGAGGACTCAAGGCAAGGAAGCCGATGCGGGCTGGACGCTCCGGCTGAAGTCGATTTTGGCGGAATACAGGATGGACCCTGTGCCGGGCTTGCCTCCGTTTCAGGGCGGCGCCGCGGGGCTGTTTTCCTATGAACTCGGGCGCAGTCTCGAACGCCTCCCGGCGCCTTTGCGGGACGATCTCGCCTTTCCGGATCTGTCTCTTGGGCTTTACGACGTCGTCGTCGCCTTTGACGCCTTCGAGCGTCGCGCCTGGATCATCTCAACGGGCCTTCCTGAAAGCGATCCGGCGTCGCGCCAGAGGCGCGCGGTGGAACGCGCCTTCTGGTTTGAGGAAAAGCTAGCGCGCGAGCCGCGCGCGGGGGCCGCGGGGCATATCTCGCTTTCAGGCTGGACCAGCAACTTTACGCGGCAAACATATGAGAAGGCCGTTGCTGAAGTGATCGAGCGCATTCTCGCGGGCGATATTTTTCAGGCTAATCTTTCGCAGCGATTTGAAGCTCGGGTCCCGCCGGACTTCGATCATTTCGGCTTCTATCGCCGCCTGCGCCGGGTCAATCCGGCGCCTTTCGCCGCCTATCTCGACCACACAAACTTTATCATCGCATCGGCTTCGCCGGAGCGGTTTTTGCGCGTCGAGGGCGATCTCGTCGAAACGCGGCCGATCAAAGGCACGCGGCCGCGCTTCGCCGATGCGCTCGTCGACATGTTGCAGACCAAGGCGCTCGGCGAAAGCCGCAAGGATCGCGCCGAAAATGTCATGATCGTCGACCTGTTGCGCAACGATCTCTCGAAGGTTTGCAGGCCGGGCTCCGTGCAGGCGCCGCAACTTTGCGCTCTTGAATCCTATGCGACGGTTCATCATCTCGTCTCAACCGTTATCGGGCGCCTCGCTGACGGCTTTGGGCCCGTCGACGTTCTCGCCGCCGCCTTTCCCGGCGGATCGATCACCGGGGCGCCAAAATTGCGCGCAATGGAAATCATTACGGAACTCGAAGGCCATGCCCGAGGCCCCTATTGCGGCGCCATCGGCTATCTCAGCTTCAACGGAAGCATGGATTTGAACATCGTCATACGCACCGCGAGCTTTCGCGCGGGCGCCTGCGTCGTGCAGGCTGGCGGCGGAATTGTTACGGCCTCCGACCCCGCTTCCGAATATATCGAGACGCTCGACAAGGCGAGGCGCATTTTCGAGGCCTTCGGCGCCAAGGAATTCGCGCAATGA
- a CDS encoding DUF6513 domain-containing protein, whose product MSERLLFVTGHLAHARLERLLRSLGETPFVWDICDIGVKVAALMTEAILLRRLPRPLNVDRVILPGRFRGNVDALSAELGVAVLRGPDEISDLPAFLGRGGEAPDLSRFDIRIFAEIIDATALSVEALLTRAEKLRGAGADVIDLGCLPDTPFPHLEDCVGALKSAGFSVSIDSFNPDELRRGARAGADFLLSLDENNLDLAQGTAATPILVGSPVHDLDSLVRAARAAEQRGMPYIIDPILDPIHFGFAASLVRYVEARRRLPEAEMMMGTGNLTELTEVDSGGLTGVLIGLCSELKIRNVLTVQVSAHTRRTIEEHDAARRLMFAAAADGALPKGYDAGLLQLHDKAPFPSTAEEIAEMAADVRDANFRIATAPDGIHIFNRDGHHIAPDAFSLYPKLGVEADGAHAFYLGAELTKAEIAFALGKRYAQDEPLDWGRGADRPEEERDRLREAGHTLRRKE is encoded by the coding sequence ATGAGCGAGCGTCTTCTCTTCGTCACCGGACACCTTGCCCATGCGCGGCTTGAGCGGCTGCTGCGGTCATTGGGGGAAACGCCCTTCGTCTGGGATATCTGCGACATTGGGGTCAAGGTCGCGGCCTTGATGACGGAGGCGATTCTTTTGCGCCGTCTGCCGCGTCCGCTGAATGTCGATCGCGTGATTTTGCCCGGCCGTTTTCGCGGCAATGTCGACGCCCTGTCCGCCGAACTGGGCGTCGCCGTGCTGCGCGGGCCGGATGAAATAAGCGACCTGCCGGCCTTTCTCGGACGCGGCGGCGAGGCGCCGGATCTCTCGCGCTTTGACATAAGGATCTTCGCCGAGATTATCGACGCGACGGCTTTGTCCGTCGAGGCGCTGCTGACGCGCGCGGAAAAGCTGCGCGGCGCCGGCGCCGATGTGATCGATCTCGGTTGCCTGCCCGACACGCCGTTCCCTCACCTTGAAGACTGCGTTGGCGCCCTAAAATCGGCGGGCTTCAGTGTCAGCATCGATTCCTTCAATCCAGACGAATTGAGGCGCGGCGCCAGGGCGGGCGCGGACTTTCTTTTGAGCCTCGACGAAAACAATCTCGACCTTGCGCAAGGTACGGCGGCGACGCCCATTCTCGTCGGCTCGCCTGTGCATGATCTTGATTCGCTGGTGCGCGCCGCGCGCGCGGCGGAGCAGCGCGGCATGCCTTACATCATCGACCCCATTCTCGATCCGATTCACTTTGGGTTTGCCGCGTCGCTGGTGCGATACGTCGAGGCGCGCCGGCGTCTTCCCGAAGCCGAAATGATGATGGGCACGGGCAATCTCACCGAGCTGACCGAAGTGGATTCAGGCGGCCTCACCGGCGTCCTCATCGGGCTCTGTTCGGAGCTGAAGATCCGCAACGTGCTCACTGTTCAGGTCAGCGCGCATACGCGGCGAACGATCGAGGAGCATGACGCCGCGCGCCGTCTCATGTTCGCCGCCGCCGCCGATGGCGCGTTGCCGAAAGGCTATGACGCGGGGCTTTTGCAATTGCACGACAAAGCCCCTTTTCCGTCGACAGCGGAGGAGATCGCGGAGATGGCGGCTGATGTGCGAGACGCCAATTTTCGCATCGCGACGGCGCCGGACGGGATTCACATTTTCAATCGTGACGGTCATCATATCGCGCCCGACGCCTTCTCATTATACCCGAAGCTCGGAGTCGAGGCCGATGGCGCGCACGCCTTCTATCTTGGCGCCGAACTGACAAAGGCCGAGATCGCTTTCGCGCTCGGCAAGCGCTATGCGCAGGATGAACCGCTCGACTGGGGCCGTGGCGCCGATCGCCCGGAGGAAGAGCGCGACCGTCTGCGCGAAGCCGGGCATACGCTGCGGCGGAAAGAGTGA
- a CDS encoding hydantoinase/oxoprolinase family protein, which yields MQNIIGWDIGGAHLKAARAENGIIKDAVQIACPLWLGLSELERAFGEARARIGAAPLNAITMTGELSDAFATRAEGVAGVAAIAERLLSPDRAVFYAARSGFVDGSDASAHATDIGSANWHASAALAGVKLREALLIDMGSTTTDIIPVAGGAPASSGYTDADRLTHGELVYTGLVRTFLMAGPKQVPFAGQWTALMNEWFADMADVHRILGQLPPGSDMMDTSDGREKTTAASIARLARMIGRDAHEASDAAWTRLARFFAEAQLREIMDAAALILSRGVLDNEAPIIGAGVGRGVVSDLATRMGRPYVAFDELIEAAPNAHEKACDCAPASAVALIAAHHFKA from the coding sequence ATGCAAAACATCATCGGCTGGGATATTGGCGGCGCGCATCTCAAAGCGGCGCGCGCGGAAAACGGAATCATCAAGGACGCCGTACAGATCGCCTGCCCTTTGTGGCTCGGGCTTAGTGAACTCGAGCGCGCTTTCGGTGAGGCGCGCGCGAGGATTGGCGCCGCGCCACTGAACGCCATCACCATGACCGGGGAATTGTCCGACGCCTTCGCCACGCGAGCAGAGGGCGTCGCAGGCGTCGCCGCCATCGCCGAGCGCCTCCTCTCGCCGGATCGCGCCGTGTTTTACGCCGCGCGCTCCGGCTTTGTCGACGGCTCCGATGCGAGCGCCCATGCGACCGACATAGGCTCGGCCAATTGGCACGCCAGCGCCGCGCTTGCTGGCGTCAAGCTGCGAGAGGCCCTGTTGATCGACATGGGCTCCACGACGACGGACATCATCCCCGTAGCCGGCGGCGCGCCGGCGAGCAGCGGCTATACCGACGCCGACCGGCTGACGCATGGCGAACTCGTCTACACCGGCCTCGTGCGCACTTTTTTAATGGCCGGTCCGAAGCAGGTCCCCTTCGCCGGACAATGGACGGCGCTGATGAATGAATGGTTCGCCGACATGGCTGACGTGCATCGCATTCTCGGACAATTGCCGCCGGGGTCAGACATGATGGATACCTCGGACGGACGGGAGAAAACCACCGCCGCCTCCATCGCGCGGCTCGCTCGCATGATCGGACGCGATGCGCATGAAGCATCGGACGCCGCTTGGACAAGGCTCGCGCGGTTCTTCGCCGAGGCGCAGCTGCGTGAGATCATGGACGCGGCGGCTCTCATCCTGTCCCGCGGCGTCCTTGATAATGAGGCGCCCATCATAGGCGCCGGCGTCGGGCGCGGCGTGGTCTCCGATCTCGCGACGCGAATGGGGCGCCCATATGTCGCCTTCGACGAGCTGATCGAAGCGGCGCCGAACGCGCATGAAAAGGCTTGCGATTGCGCGCCGGCGTCCGCCGTGGCGCTGATCGCCGCGCATCACTTCAAAGCGTAG
- a CDS encoding uridylate kinase — MSIFVAKLGGSLAFSPQREAWLAALAASVRPLILVAGGGPFAEAVRAAQPRMGFDDVAAHRLALLAMEQFAVILASHSDRFVLASSREDIKAALEAARIPVWLPSAMTLSAAQIPASWDATSDSLAAWLAGLVGARRLLLIKSFDLERPATAAELAERQIIDPLFPRFAAQSGALVSVAGPASLPFAREILKSGGAPGMVVMREAADVPAPA; from the coding sequence TTGAGCATTTTTGTCGCCAAGCTCGGCGGCAGCCTCGCCTTTTCGCCGCAGCGCGAAGCCTGGCTCGCCGCCCTCGCCGCATCGGTCCGCCCGCTGATCCTCGTCGCGGGCGGCGGCCCTTTCGCAGAAGCCGTGCGGGCCGCGCAGCCGCGCATGGGATTCGACGATGTCGCGGCGCATCGGCTGGCGCTGCTCGCCATGGAGCAATTCGCCGTCATTCTCGCCAGCCATTCCGACAGATTCGTCCTGGCCTCATCGCGCGAAGACATCAAGGCCGCGCTCGAGGCCGCGAGGATTCCGGTCTGGCTGCCCTCCGCGATGACGCTATCGGCCGCGCAGATTCCCGCAAGCTGGGATGCGACGTCGGATTCACTCGCCGCGTGGCTCGCGGGACTGGTCGGCGCCCGGCGCCTGCTGCTGATCAAATCCTTCGATCTCGAGCGGCCGGCGACTGCGGCCGAGCTTGCGGAGCGTCAAATCATCGATCCGCTCTTTCCGCGTTTTGCCGCGCAGAGCGGGGCTTTGGTTTCCGTCGCCGGGCCCGCCTCATTGCCTTTCGCCAGAGAGATCTTAAAAAGCGGCGGCGCGCCCGGCATGGTCGTCATGCGCGAGGCGGCCGACGTCCCGGCGCCGGCATGA
- a CDS encoding tungsten formylmethanofuran dehydrogenase — protein MVDARIDGKSASLEAAAERSAEILSRARLPVIAGLGADIAGARVSILLAERIRGVYDHLRSHEIFTDLDVVRQAGAMLTTPSVARLQADVLVFIGDDLTAIWPELIERLAPAESPLLDLERGPRKVIWIAPPHGVAIKGVAIETVETSDLHTTLAALRARVAGRPIAAPEEVKQKLDEIAGILNKARFGVAVWGPRQLDRLSVEMVTGLILDLNKTTRFTSLPLGTSDNAFGVVQTSGWSTGFPVRTSFGRGYPEHDSWRFDADRLVESGEADAALWISAYSAAAPPWKREIPIIALVPAGAQFSKEPAVRVDVGQPGVDYDSAEYAREVSSIVAREASHRTNAISVASFIASIAQQIGGDA, from the coding sequence ATGGTTGACGCTCGGATAGACGGAAAATCCGCTTCGCTTGAAGCGGCGGCTGAGCGGTCGGCGGAGATTCTTTCGCGGGCGCGCCTCCCCGTCATCGCCGGGCTTGGCGCCGACATCGCAGGCGCTCGCGTCTCGATCCTCCTCGCCGAGCGCATTCGCGGCGTTTACGATCATTTGCGATCGCACGAAATCTTCACGGATCTCGACGTCGTGCGGCAGGCTGGCGCGATGCTGACGACGCCAAGCGTCGCGCGCTTGCAGGCAGACGTGCTTGTCTTCATCGGTGATGATCTGACGGCCATCTGGCCGGAGCTGATCGAGCGCCTCGCTCCCGCGGAATCGCCGCTGCTGGATCTTGAACGCGGCCCAAGAAAGGTCATCTGGATCGCGCCGCCGCACGGCGTCGCGATCAAGGGCGTCGCTATCGAGACAGTGGAAACAAGCGACCTTCACACGACGCTGGCGGCGTTGCGCGCGCGTGTCGCGGGACGGCCGATCGCCGCCCCCGAGGAGGTGAAGCAGAAGCTCGACGAGATCGCTGGAATCTTGAACAAGGCGCGGTTTGGCGTCGCTGTCTGGGGACCGCGGCAACTCGACCGGCTGTCCGTCGAAATGGTCACCGGCCTTATCCTCGATCTCAACAAGACGACGCGATTCACGAGCCTGCCTCTCGGAACGAGCGACAATGCATTCGGGGTGGTGCAGACGTCCGGCTGGTCGACGGGGTTCCCGGTGCGGACCTCCTTCGGCCGCGGTTATCCCGAACATGACAGCTGGCGGTTCGACGCCGACCGGCTGGTCGAAAGCGGGGAGGCGGACGCCGCTCTCTGGATCTCGGCCTATAGCGCCGCGGCGCCGCCATGGAAAAGAGAGATTCCCATTATCGCCCTCGTCCCCGCGGGCGCGCAATTTTCGAAAGAGCCCGCGGTTCGAGTGGACGTAGGACAGCCAGGCGTCGATTATGACTCGGCGGAATACGCGCGGGAGGTCAGCTCGATCGTTGCGCGTGAGGCCTCGCATCGGACCAATGCGATCTCCGTCGCCTCCTTCATCGCCAGCATCGCCCAACAGATCGGTGGAGACGCCTAA
- the fae gene encoding formaldehyde-activating enzyme, whose amino-acid sequence MTKINKLLVGESLVGEGNEVAHIDLLIGPRGSAAEAAFANALTNNKDGFTTLLAVVAPNLLVKPATVLFNKVTIKNATQAVQMFGPAQRGVAKAVADSVADGVIPIKEANDIFISVGVFIHWEAKDDQKIQDYNYQATKEAIARAINGDPTPETVVAERNTAKHPFAPN is encoded by the coding sequence GTGACCAAGATCAACAAATTGCTGGTTGGCGAATCGCTCGTCGGCGAAGGCAACGAAGTCGCTCACATCGACCTCCTCATTGGGCCGCGCGGCAGCGCCGCCGAAGCGGCCTTCGCCAATGCGCTGACGAATAACAAGGACGGCTTCACCACCCTCCTCGCCGTCGTCGCTCCGAACCTGCTGGTCAAGCCCGCGACCGTCCTTTTCAACAAAGTGACGATCAAGAACGCCACCCAGGCCGTGCAGATGTTCGGTCCGGCGCAGCGCGGCGTCGCCAAGGCAGTCGCCGACAGCGTCGCCGATGGCGTCATTCCGATCAAGGAAGCCAACGACATCTTCATCTCCGTCGGCGTTTTCATTCATTGGGAAGCCAAGGACGATCAGAAGATCCAGGACTACAACTACCAGGCCACCAAGGAAGCCATCGCTCGCGCCATCAACGGCGACCCGACGCCCGAAACCGTCGTCGCCGAGCGCAACACGGCGAAGCATCCTTTCGCGCCGAACTAA
- a CDS encoding HisA/HisF-related TIM barrel protein, with protein sequence MEVIPVIDLKGGVVVRARLGRRDSYAPIDTKLAPTNAPGDVVAGLLSLHPFQTIYIADLDAIESRGDHEEIVSALSEAFPQTAFWVDAGVADAAGARAWLSRHGRETLVLGSESLTGPAALQELVGIERLVLSLDFRGDCFVGPQTLLAAQHWWPSRVIVMTLARVGSHAGPDLDRLKSIVDLGASSSDDFGRSSVQPRVYAAGGVRGPEDLASLAKAGVEGVLVASALHDGQLTSADLDAARTI encoded by the coding sequence ATGGAAGTCATTCCGGTGATCGATCTCAAGGGCGGGGTGGTGGTTCGCGCTCGTCTCGGGCGGCGCGATTCTTATGCCCCGATCGACACGAAACTGGCGCCAACGAACGCGCCGGGCGATGTTGTCGCGGGACTTTTGTCGCTGCATCCGTTTCAGACGATCTATATCGCCGACCTTGATGCGATCGAGTCGCGCGGCGATCATGAAGAGATAGTCAGCGCGCTCAGTGAGGCCTTTCCACAGACGGCGTTCTGGGTCGATGCAGGCGTCGCCGACGCAGCCGGCGCGCGCGCATGGTTATCGCGTCATGGGCGCGAAACCCTCGTTCTCGGTAGCGAGTCGCTGACCGGCCCGGCCGCACTTCAAGAATTGGTCGGGATAGAAAGGCTCGTTCTCTCGCTCGACTTTCGCGGCGATTGCTTTGTCGGCCCGCAGACGCTCCTTGCAGCGCAGCATTGGTGGCCTTCACGCGTCATTGTCATGACGCTTGCGCGGGTCGGCAGCCATGCCGGACCCGATCTCGATCGCCTGAAATCAATCGTTGACCTTGGGGCGTCCTCATCGGACGATTTTGGCAGATCGTCTGTTCAGCCCCGCGTCTACGCAGCCGGCGGCGTTCGCGGCCCCGAGGATCTCGCCTCTCTGGCGAAGGCGGGCGTCGAGGGCGTTCTCGTTGCGTCTGCGTTGCACGACGGCCAGTTGACCAGCGCCGATCTCGACGCCGCCCGGACAATTTAA
- a CDS encoding (5-formylfuran-3-yl)methyl phosphate synthase encodes MLASVINRAEAEAALTSGVDIIDLKDPAKGALGPLDLGAAAEIVAAVGKRKQISAAAGDHFETPGEAVKAALDLAATGVDYVKVGLSSDAAGADRIRALGALAGKVKLVGVLFADRQPDLDLLDLMAAQGFVGAMLDTAAKGKGRLLNYMDVAALAPFVDRCRGAGLMSGLAGSLEAPDVPRLLPLRPDYLGFRGSLCKSGDREASIDPAAVAMIRDLIPHVADSQTSGGETDVDWRLLGRGYVPVNEITETDRIFVHDLVMPCYIGAYEFERAKKQDVRFNIDVDVARARMHSDDMRDIFSYDLIVDAIKIITGRGHIELIETLVREIADSVLSHPSVVSVVARVEKLDVIRGAVGVEIKRERAKEAAALNRRFASVDIAAPKLRGSRSH; translated from the coding sequence ATGCTCGCGAGCGTAATCAACCGGGCCGAGGCGGAAGCGGCCCTGACGAGCGGCGTCGACATCATCGATCTCAAGGACCCGGCGAAAGGCGCCCTCGGCCCGCTTGATCTTGGCGCCGCGGCCGAGATTGTCGCGGCGGTCGGCAAACGAAAACAGATCAGCGCCGCGGCCGGGGATCATTTCGAGACGCCCGGCGAGGCGGTCAAAGCCGCGCTCGATCTGGCGGCGACCGGAGTGGATTACGTCAAGGTCGGGCTTTCCTCCGATGCGGCGGGAGCGGATCGCATTCGCGCGCTCGGGGCGCTCGCCGGCAAAGTCAAACTCGTCGGAGTGCTTTTCGCCGATCGTCAGCCAGACCTCGATCTTCTTGATCTCATGGCCGCGCAGGGCTTCGTCGGCGCCATGCTCGACACCGCGGCGAAGGGCAAAGGCCGTCTGCTGAATTATATGGATGTGGCGGCGCTGGCCCCTTTCGTCGATCGCTGCCGCGGCGCCGGATTGATGTCGGGACTGGCGGGTTCGCTGGAGGCGCCAGACGTGCCGCGTCTTCTTCCGTTGCGGCCGGATTACCTTGGGTTTCGCGGAAGCCTTTGCAAGAGCGGCGATCGGGAGGCTTCGATCGACCCGGCGGCCGTCGCCATGATCCGCGATCTCATTCCCCATGTCGCCGACTCTCAAACCTCCGGAGGCGAGACCGACGTTGACTGGCGCCTTCTTGGGCGAGGCTATGTTCCGGTCAATGAGATCACCGAGACCGATCGCATCTTCGTCCATGATCTCGTCATGCCGTGTTATATCGGGGCTTATGAATTCGAGCGCGCGAAGAAGCAGGACGTGCGCTTCAACATCGACGTCGATGTCGCCAGAGCCCGCATGCATTCCGATGACATGCGCGATATTTTTTCCTATGATCTCATCGTCGATGCAATCAAGATCATCACGGGTCGCGGCCATATCGAACTGATCGAAACACTCGTCAGAGAGATCGCGGATTCGGTGCTCAGTCATCCAAGCGTCGTCAGCGTCGTCGCGCGGGTCGAAAAGCTCGACGTCATTCGCGGCGCCGTGGGCGTCGAGATCAAACGCGAACGGGCGAAGGAGGCGGCCGCGCTCAATCGGCGCTTTGCGTCGGTCGACATAGCCGCGCCAAAACTGAGAGGCTCCAGAAGCCATTGA